One region of Lytechinus pictus isolate F3 Inbred chromosome 8, Lp3.0, whole genome shotgun sequence genomic DNA includes:
- the LOC135155224 gene encoding uncharacterized protein LOC135155224: protein MKRDYDIHSYRRQYGEGDPVYILDTAKVKGKCKKLSRPWKGPGKVVKQLTPDLYRVKLRNSISTVHQDRLKPCRDREVPDWCQGSDEVDAETLYCLCHQSYDETRFMIGCDKCDDWFHGDCVGVTPGENLNIDKYYCPPCSSKG from the coding sequence ATGAAGCGCGATTACGATATACACTCCTACCGACGGCAGTATGGAGAAGGCGATCCGGTCTACATCTTGGACACCGCCAAGGTCAAGGGTAAGTGTAAGAAGTTAAGCCGTCCTTGGAAGGGCCCGGGCAAGGTGGTTAAGCAGTTAACGCCTGATCTATATCGGGTAAAACTGCGAAATTCAATATCAACCGTCCATCAGGACAGGCTGAAGCCGTGCCGCGACCGCGAGGTTCCCGACTGGTGTCAGGGGTCAGATGAAGTGGATGCGGAGACGCTCTACTGCCTCTGCCATCAGTCCTATGATGAAACCAGGTTCATGATCGGCTGCGACAAGTGCGACGACTGGTTTCATGGGGATTGCGTGGGCGTGACCCCAGGGGAGAATCTTAACATTGACAAGTATTACTGCCCCCCTTGCTCGAGTAAGGGGTGA